Proteins from a genomic interval of Pogoniulus pusillus isolate bPogPus1 unplaced genomic scaffold, bPogPus1.pri scaffold_94_arrow_ctg1, whole genome shotgun sequence:
- the LOC135174592 gene encoding zinc finger protein 239-like codes for IEPYRAAQTPAGLHTGEKPYSCSDCGKSFILSSALQRHHRVHTGERPYSCGQRGKSFAEKHYLITHRNIHAGEKPFYCGDCGKSFAHSSALSRHRCIHTGEKPYSCGNCGKSFRYSGDLTKHLHSLSHQKMKSSSKASRGPPSH; via the coding sequence ATAGAGCCCTACAGAGCTGCCCAGACCCCTGCAGGCctccacaccggggagaagccctACAGCTGCAGCGACTGCGGCAAGAGTTTtatcctcagctctgctctccagcgtCACCATCGCGTCCacactggggagaggccttACAGCTGCGGGCAGCGTGGCAAGAGCTTCGCCGAGAAGCATTATCTGATCACACACCGCAACATCCACGCTGGGGAGAAGCCTTTCTACTGCGgtgactgcggcaagagctttgcccacagctctgctctcagccgtCACCGTTGcatccacaccggggagaagccctACAGCTGCGGCaactgcggcaagagcttccGGTACAGCGGCGACCTCACCAAacacctgcacagcctcagccaccagaagatgaagagcagcagcaaagcttccAGGGGTCCTCCCTCCCACTGA